One window of the Cryptomeria japonica chromosome 7, Sugi_1.0, whole genome shotgun sequence genome contains the following:
- the LOC131035308 gene encoding disease resistance protein Roq1, translating into MASSSSSHQQNQELDAFPRIEPAGKRRKVSEPSILFDVFINHRGADVKRTLATQLYNSLKEIGIRAFLDSEEKELGYSFPSTIETAIRSAKVHIAIFSKSYAESPWCLAELVLMLQSQAKIIPVFYEVEPWEFTQIGKGVYADAFSKYEEEGRYLEKLNEWKQALRSISYTAGEKCDSFSDRDCQKIVEVVRKEVQRKTCLHVAPYPVGLQNLVEDFENQCGLERMKHKVIGIFGMGGVGKTTLAKELYNRKRSYYLEASFLSNVRAAYVRSELPSLQSQLLKDLFHKDLRFRRTEEGTSCIEKCLERSLTLNFMIVVDDIDHVDQLNALLCMNILNESDDSLVIVTTRDLRVLMNAGITVGYNLKEMNKNDATELFCWHSFNQAHPCSGYELLVDDFVGLCGGLPLCLQILGRQLHKVSHEHWRSELIKVREMLPQEVKQSLAISFDALDDEEKQVFMDIACFFEGKPKSIAERVWEGSQSALQTLKETCLVEQMVTENFSSNEGAVLRMHDHLRDLGREMAAEFSPPQRLWRPQDLKSLEQVGLKTILTKTNIRCFQSIFDESMGSQVTFFLAQSNTCFETSASLLWLQLEGNSTELSSIPSWIPLRKLQCLKIKGGRLKTLWEDRMQAPFELKELQISQTFLNEIPDLGILNTLENVLLDSNGFPITGLPLLESLNMNLSSLCLRSSTLKGEQVSTKRDEKIPCESLVIFNFKFNEEDWNNEGLSCSVETPMSGLKKLKISDEECVSKIFISEMHYPSLESIKLHDMKKLVEVELTMAETLSSVKITNCKNLERVSGIHNLAQLVKLEISDCGKLEFESLSLSSMPYLKKIKFDRNLMLKCFMLIDCENLKTTNFGCQKLVELIIRDCPELVEIPAFIGPSCLKRISIDGCEKLKYLQLNGCHNLESVSGNFEIRWLCISDCPKLKELPDLATMCCLEKIEVKNLKKIQNITLPKTLISLSVQSCKNLQSIAGIGDHMELRELIISDCPELEELPNISRLSCLERIAIDSCENLQNIPSIECT; encoded by the exons ATGGCATCTTCTTCTTCAAGTCACCAACAAAATCAAGAATTAGATGCGTTCCCTCGAATAGAACCTGCCGGGAAAAGAAGAAAGGTTTCTGAACCTTCAATATTGTTTGATGTGTTCATCAACCACAGAGGCGCCGATGTCAAACGAACTCTTGCTACTCAGCTTTACAACTCGCTTAAGGAGATAGGCATACGGGCGTTTCTTGATTCCGAAGAGAAGGAACTAGGATATTCGTTTCCTTCCACTATCGAGACAGCCATCCGCTCTGCTAAGGTACACATAGCCATCTTTTCCAAAAGTTATGCAGAGTCCCCTTGGTGCCTGGCTGAGCTGGTTCTCATGCTCCAAAGTCAGGCCAAAATTATTCCCGTGTTCTATGAAGTGGAGCCATGGGAATTCACCCAAATTGGAAAGGGAGTATACGCTGATGCATTCAGTAAATATGAAGAGGAGGGCAGGTACCTCGAGAAGCTCAACGAGTGGAAGCAAGCCCTTCGTTCTATTTCGTATACTGCCGGCGAAAAATGTGACAG TTTCAGTGATCGGGATTGCCAAAAGATAGTAGAAGTTGTGCGAAAAGAAGTTCAAAGGAAAACATGTTTACATGTTGCTCCATATCCTGTGGGGCTTCAAAATCTTGTGGAAGATTTTGAAAACCAGTGCGGGCTGGAAAGAATGAAGCATAAGGTTATAGGCATTTTTGGCATGGGCGGAGTGGGGAAAACAACTCTCGCCAAAGAGTTGTATAACCGAAAGCGTTCATATTATTTAGAAGCAAGCTTCTTGTCTAATGTGCGAGCAGCTTATGTGAGAAGTGAACTACCTTCTTTGCAAAGTCAGCTTCTCAAAGATCTCTTCCACAAAGATCTCAGATTTAGAAGGACAGAGGAAGGAACAAGCTgtattgaaaaatgtcttgaaaggaGCCTCACTTTAAATTTCATGATTGTTGTGGATGACATCGATCATGTAGACCAGTTAAATGCTCTACTGTGCATGAATATCCTAAATGAATCTGATGATAGTCTGGTTATTGTTACAACCCGTGACTTGCGTGTGCTTATGAACGCAGGGATTACTGTTGGCTATAATttaaaagaaatgaataaaaatgatgCAACAGAACTCTTCTGTTGGCATTCCTTCAACCAAGCCCATCCATGTAGTGGGTATGAGCTACTGGTTGATGACTTCGTAGGCCTGTGTGGAGGCTTACCTTTGTGTCTTCAGATTCTGGGGAGACAACTTCATAAAGTGTCTCATGAACATTGGAGGTCAGAATTGATTAAAGTTAGAGAGATGCTGCCACAGGAAGTAAAGCAAAGTTTGGCAATAAGTTTTGATGCATTAGATGATGAAGAAAAACAAGTTTTCATGGATATTGCTTGCTTTTTTGAAGGGAAACCCAAAAGTATAGCCGAAAGAGTATGGGAAGGATCTCAAAGTGCATTGCAAACACTTAAAGAAACGTGTCTTGTGGAACAAATGGTAACAGAAAATTTCAGTTCGAATGAGGGAGCTGTATTGAGAATGCATGACCACCTGAGAGACTTGGGAAGAGAAATGGCAGCTGAGTTCAGCCCTCCTCAACGCCTCTGGCGTCCTCAAGATCTGAAATCTTTG GAACAAGTGGGTCTCAAAACTATACTGACCAAAACCAATATCAGATGTTTCCAATCCATCTTCGACGAGTCAATGGGTTCTCAAGTTACATTCTTTTTAGCCCAATCAAATACTTGCTTTGAGACGTCAGCTTCCTTACTATGGCTGCAGCTTGAGGGCAATTCCACAGAACTATCGAGCATTCCTTCATGGATTCCTCTTAGAAAATTACAGTGTTTAAAAATAAAAGGTGGACGACTCAAAACGTTGTGGGAGGATCGCATGCAG GCGCCCTTCGAATTGAAAGAGCTGCAAATTTCTCAAACTTTTTTGAACGAGATCCCAGATCTAGGAATATTAAATACTTTAGAGAATGTGCTCTTAGATTCCAATGGATTCCCAATCACAGGTTTGCCTTTGCTAGAGTCTCTCAATATGAATCTTTCTAGTTTATGTCTCAGGTCTTCCACATTAAAGGGAGAGCAGGTTTCCACTAAAAGAGACGAGAAGATTCCGTGTGAATCTCTGGTTatctttaatttcaaatttaatgagGAGGATTGGAATAACGAAGGACTGTCTTGTAGTGTTGAGACCCCTATGAGTGGCCTTAAAAAGCTTAAGATCAGCGACGAAGAATGTGTATCCAAGATCTTTATTAGTGAAATGCATTATCCAAGCCTTGAATCTATCAAACTTCACGATATGAAAAAACTTGTGGAAGTGGAATTAACAATGGCAGAGACATTAAGTTCTGTTAAGattacaaattgtaaaaatttggaaAGAGTGTCAGGAATTCACAATCTTGCACAGCTTGTAAAATTAGAAATTTCTGATTGTGGGAAGCTCGAGTTTGAGTCCTTGAGTCTCAGTAGCATGCCgtatttgaagaagataaaatttGATAGAAATTTAATGCTAAAATGTTTTATGTTGATTGATTGTGAAAATTTAAAAACAACAAACTTTGGTTGTCAAAAGCTTGTAGAATTAATCATCCGTGACTGTCCGGAGCTCGTGGAGATCCCAGCTTTTATAGGTCCAAGCTGCCTCAAGAGGATTTCAATTGATGGATGCGAGAAGTTAAAATACCTCCAATTGAATGGTTGTCATAATTTGGAAAGTGTGTCAGGGAACTTTGAGATAAGATGGTTGTGTATCAGCGATTGTCCTAAGCTCAAGGAGTTGCCAGATCTTGCCACAATGTGCTGCTTGGAGAAAATTGAGGTTAAGAATCTTAAGAAGATACAGAACATTACGCTGCCAAAAACACTCATTAGTCTGTCTGTTCAAAGTTGCAAAAATTTGCAAAGTATAGCAGGAATCGGTGATCATATGGAGCTTAGAGAGCTGATTATTAGCGACTGTCCTGAGCTTGAGGAGTTGCCAAATATTTCCAGACTGAGCTGCTTAGAGCGAATTGCCATCGACTCCTGTGAAAATCTACAGAACATACCAAGCATTGAATGCACTTAA